Proteins encoded by one window of Emticicia oligotrophica DSM 17448:
- a CDS encoding L-threonylcarbamoyladenylate synthase, with the protein MSAEIIELYPGNLDERKLIRVVECLKNGGIIIYPTDTVYSMGCDIFNTKAVEKLSKIKGIKLQHNNFSIVCHDLSNISTYAKVSNNTFRLLKRALPGPFTFILPATSDLPKTLQTKRKTIGIRIPDHEIPLKIIEMLGNPIITTSVKDDIDDIQEYPNEIEVIYSQNADKVDMIIDGGWCGLEPSTVVLAVDDDFEVIREGVGDLSEFL; encoded by the coding sequence ATGAGTGCTGAAATAATTGAACTTTATCCTGGGAATTTAGACGAAAGAAAATTGATTCGAGTAGTAGAATGCCTAAAAAATGGTGGAATTATTATATACCCTACTGATACGGTATATTCAATGGGATGCGATATTTTTAATACAAAAGCCGTTGAAAAATTAAGTAAAATTAAAGGTATTAAGCTGCAACACAATAATTTTTCAATTGTTTGTCATGATTTAAGTAATATTTCAACCTATGCGAAAGTTTCAAATAATACTTTTAGATTATTAAAAAGAGCTCTTCCCGGCCCATTTACCTTCATCCTACCTGCTACCAGCGATTTACCCAAAACGCTTCAAACTAAGCGAAAAACAATTGGAATAAGAATTCCTGACCATGAAATTCCATTAAAAATTATTGAAATGTTGGGAAATCCAATCATCACAACCTCAGTAAAAGATGACATTGATGATATACAGGAATATCCTAATGAAATTGAAGTCATTTATTCGCAAAATGCTGATAAGGTAGATATGATAATTGATGGAGGATGGTGTGGCCTTGAACCATCAACAGTAGTTTTAGCAGTAGATGATGATTTTGAAGTAATACGTGAAGGTGTAGGAGATTTAAGTGAATTTCTCTAA
- a CDS encoding 6-pyruvoyl trahydropterin synthase family protein yields MTVGLINLTHYYARILEYQRKRVAVIRKEHFNAAHRLHNPMWSDEDNARIFGKCNNPNYHGHNYDLIVRLSGEVDPKTGYVFDLKILSDLIKENVLEKFDHKNLNLDVEEFRELNPSAENIAIVIYDILREKISADYDLKITLFETERNYVEYPI; encoded by the coding sequence ATGACTGTTGGTTTGATTAATTTAACTCATTATTACGCACGAATTTTGGAATATCAAAGGAAAAGGGTTGCAGTGATTCGTAAAGAGCACTTCAATGCTGCACATCGCTTACACAATCCAATGTGGAGTGATGAAGACAATGCTCGAATTTTTGGAAAATGTAACAATCCGAATTATCATGGGCATAATTATGACCTGATTGTTAGACTGTCGGGCGAGGTTGACCCAAAGACAGGATATGTTTTTGATTTGAAAATCTTAAGTGATTTGATAAAAGAAAATGTTTTAGAGAAATTTGACCACAAGAACTTAAATCTTGATGTTGAGGAGTTTCGTGAATTAAATCCTTCAGCTGAAAATATCGCTATTGTGATTTATGATATCTTGAGAGAAAAAATCTCGGCTGATTATGATTTAAAAATTACACTTTTTGAAACTGAAAGAAACTATGTCGAATATCCAATTTAA
- a CDS encoding Gfo/Idh/MocA family protein — MNRRNFISTGLAASSIPFIAKKNNLKEDKKVRLGFIGVGLRGRTHLQQALYRSDIEIPAICDIDPNSIAEANKIFQKFGKKIPVAYMKGERDFENYVKREDLDGIVIATPWEWHVPMAVAAMKAGKYAGVEVSATVTLQESWDLVDTFEKTGSHCMILENVCYRRDIMSVLNMVRKNMFGEMIYGHCGYQHDLRFVKLNDGKSAYGKGVEFGEKGFSEARWRTQHSVDRNGDLYPTHGLGPVAHWMDINRGNKFEYLTSTATKSRGLHNYIVENGGENHPNAKVKFKLGDIVTTTIQCANGENIVIIHDTSSPRPYSLGFRAQGTKGIWMNDGNTIYLEGISKKHDTWEPFADYQKEYDHPLWKRFEQDAVNAGHGGMDFFVLRAFIESVKNKVAPPIDVYDAAAWSAISPLSELSIARGSSPVEIPDFTRGKWKTNKRIFGLDDNY; from the coding sequence ATGAATCGTCGTAACTTTATTTCTACGGGATTGGCGGCATCAAGCATTCCTTTTATTGCTAAAAAAAATAATCTAAAAGAAGATAAGAAAGTTAGATTAGGCTTTATTGGCGTTGGCTTACGCGGGCGTACGCATCTCCAACAAGCACTATATCGTTCTGATATTGAGATTCCTGCAATTTGTGATATTGACCCAAACTCTATTGCCGAAGCTAACAAAATATTCCAAAAGTTTGGAAAAAAAATTCCGGTTGCCTACATGAAAGGAGAAAGAGATTTCGAAAATTATGTAAAGCGTGAAGACCTTGATGGAATCGTAATAGCTACGCCTTGGGAATGGCACGTTCCGATGGCTGTTGCAGCAATGAAAGCAGGAAAATACGCTGGTGTTGAAGTATCTGCTACAGTTACTCTACAAGAATCATGGGATTTAGTTGATACATTCGAAAAAACTGGTTCTCACTGCATGATTTTAGAAAATGTTTGCTACCGTAGAGACATCATGTCAGTATTAAATATGGTTCGCAAAAACATGTTTGGTGAAATGATTTACGGTCATTGTGGGTATCAACATGATTTACGTTTTGTAAAATTGAATGATGGAAAATCGGCATACGGCAAAGGCGTAGAGTTTGGTGAAAAAGGCTTTAGTGAAGCAAGATGGAGAACTCAACATTCGGTTGATAGAAATGGTGATCTCTATCCGACTCACGGACTCGGACCAGTTGCTCATTGGATGGATATAAATCGTGGGAATAAATTTGAATATCTTACCTCAACCGCTACTAAATCTCGAGGTTTACATAATTATATAGTTGAAAATGGAGGCGAAAATCACCCAAATGCCAAAGTAAAATTTAAGTTGGGTGATATAGTAACCACAACAATCCAATGTGCCAATGGCGAAAATATCGTAATTATTCACGATACAAGTAGTCCACGTCCATATTCATTAGGCTTTAGAGCTCAAGGAACAAAAGGAATTTGGATGAATGATGGTAATACGATTTATTTAGAAGGAATTTCTAAAAAACATGATACTTGGGAGCCATTTGCAGATTACCAAAAAGAATATGACCACCCATTATGGAAACGCTTTGAGCAAGACGCTGTCAACGCTGGGCACGGTGGAATGGATTTCTTTGTTTTAAGAGCATTTATAGAATCTGTAAAAAATAAAGTTGCTCCACCAATTGATGTTTATGATGCTGCGGCTTGGAGTGCTATTAGCCCATTATCAGAATTATCAATTGCTAGAGGCAGTTCTCCAGTTGAAATTCCAGACTTTACAAGAGGAAAATGGAAAACTAACAAAAGAATATTCGGCTTAGACGATAATTATTGA
- a CDS encoding sugar MFS transporter: protein MQENKNYTGPLIIIGLLFFVFGFVTWVNGTLISFFKSAFGLSNANSYLVTFAFFISYTVMAIPSSFVLKKVGFKKGMSVGLAIMAVGTFIFIPAAKSESYPLFLVGLFTIGIGLTLLQTASNPYATILGPRESAAQRISILGIANKTAGIISQKIFGGILLAGSVAGAALSSKEQLAKVITPYLILTAVLVALSVLILLTKGLPEVSEEQESNEENSSNTTKTSVFEFPNLVLGLIALFCYVGVEVIAGDTIISYGISLGFSSEEASQFGTYTLWCMMIGYILGIVLIPKFVSQQTWLKLSSIFGIIITIFALVTSGFTSVLCIAILGLANAIMWPAIWPLAIDGLGKFTKTGSAWLIMMIAGGAILPLVYGTMVDYLHSAQNAYAVLIPLYAFVLYFAMLGYKKKSW, encoded by the coding sequence ATGCAAGAAAATAAAAATTACACTGGCCCACTCATCATTATTGGTTTACTCTTTTTTGTATTTGGATTTGTAACATGGGTAAATGGAACACTTATTTCATTTTTTAAAAGTGCTTTTGGTCTGAGTAATGCTAATTCATATTTGGTAACATTTGCCTTCTTCATTTCATACACTGTCATGGCCATTCCTTCCTCTTTTGTATTGAAAAAGGTAGGATTCAAAAAAGGAATGTCAGTTGGTTTAGCCATCATGGCAGTTGGAACATTTATTTTTATACCAGCTGCCAAAAGTGAATCTTATCCATTATTTTTAGTTGGATTATTTACCATCGGAATTGGCCTAACCTTACTTCAAACGGCATCTAATCCTTACGCTACAATTTTAGGCCCTCGTGAAAGTGCAGCACAAAGAATTAGCATTTTAGGAATTGCAAATAAAACAGCGGGAATTATTAGCCAAAAAATCTTTGGTGGAATTTTGCTTGCAGGAAGTGTTGCGGGAGCTGCTCTTTCCAGTAAAGAACAACTAGCAAAGGTAATTACTCCATACTTAATTCTTACAGCAGTTTTGGTTGCATTATCAGTACTCATATTATTGACAAAAGGTTTACCAGAAGTAAGTGAGGAACAAGAATCTAATGAGGAAAATTCAAGTAATACGACTAAAACCAGCGTGTTTGAATTTCCAAACTTAGTCTTAGGACTTATTGCTCTTTTTTGTTATGTTGGTGTAGAAGTAATTGCAGGAGATACAATCATTAGTTATGGTATTTCACTAGGCTTTTCAAGTGAAGAAGCAAGTCAATTTGGAACCTATACCCTATGGTGTATGATGATTGGCTATATTTTGGGAATCGTTTTAATACCAAAATTTGTATCACAACAAACTTGGCTAAAACTTTCCTCAATATTTGGTATAATCATTACTATATTTGCGTTGGTAACCTCAGGCTTCACGTCTGTTCTTTGCATAGCAATTTTAGGTTTGGCAAACGCTATAATGTGGCCAGCAATTTGGCCATTAGCTATTGATGGACTTGGTAAATTCACTAAAACAGGTTCAGCATGGCTAATCATGATGATTGCGGGTGGAGCAATTTTACCACTCGTTTATGGAACCATGGTTGATTACCTCCATAGTGCTCAAAATGCGTATGCAGTTTTGATTCCACTTTATGCGTTTGTTTTATATTTTGCTATGCTAGGTTACAAGAAGAAATCTTGGTAA
- a CDS encoding thiolase family protein gives MQQTFIISAVRTPIGSFGGSLSSVSAPQLGATAIKAAVEKAGIAPNQVEEVLFGNVCQANVGQAPARQATLGAGLSNKTNVTTINKVCASGMKSVMFGSQSIELGQNDIVVAGGMESMSQIPFYLAKARYGYGYGNGELIDGLAKDGLTNVYDNKAMGCFADATATSFEITREEQDAFAIQSYKRSASASVNGNFTNEIVPVEVVDRKGNVKVIAEDEEYKNVNFDKIPTLRPVFTKDGTVTAANASTINDGAAALVLASSNAVEQNNLKPIAKIIAYADGEHEPEWFTTAPIIAAEKALKRAGLTINDIDFFEVNEAFAVVPMAFAKHFGIDHAKLNIYGGAVSLGHPLGCSGARIITTLVNVLAQNNGKYGMAAICNGGGGASAIIIEKI, from the coding sequence GTGCAACAAACATTCATCATTTCAGCAGTACGTACACCAATTGGAAGCTTTGGTGGTTCGTTATCTAGCGTAAGTGCTCCTCAATTAGGAGCAACCGCAATAAAGGCAGCAGTAGAAAAAGCTGGCATAGCTCCAAATCAGGTTGAAGAAGTCTTATTTGGAAATGTATGTCAGGCAAATGTGGGGCAAGCACCTGCCAGACAAGCGACTTTAGGTGCAGGTTTAAGCAATAAAACCAATGTTACCACTATAAACAAAGTTTGTGCATCTGGTATGAAGTCAGTTATGTTTGGTAGTCAATCTATCGAACTAGGGCAAAACGATATTGTTGTCGCAGGTGGTATGGAAAGTATGTCTCAAATTCCATTCTACTTAGCTAAAGCACGTTATGGATACGGTTACGGAAATGGCGAATTAATAGATGGATTAGCTAAGGATGGCCTGACCAATGTTTATGACAACAAAGCAATGGGTTGTTTTGCCGATGCTACCGCAACCAGCTTTGAAATTACACGTGAAGAACAAGATGCTTTTGCGATTCAATCTTACAAACGTTCAGCTTCTGCGTCGGTAAACGGTAATTTTACAAATGAAATTGTCCCTGTTGAGGTAGTTGATAGAAAAGGCAATGTAAAAGTAATTGCAGAGGATGAAGAATATAAAAATGTGAATTTTGATAAAATTCCAACGCTCCGACCTGTTTTTACTAAAGATGGAACTGTCACAGCAGCCAATGCTTCTACCATTAACGATGGTGCAGCGGCCTTAGTTTTAGCCTCAAGTAATGCAGTTGAACAAAATAATCTAAAACCAATTGCTAAAATTATTGCTTATGCTGATGGTGAACATGAACCAGAATGGTTTACTACGGCACCAATTATTGCGGCAGAAAAAGCATTAAAAAGAGCAGGACTAACTATCAATGATATAGATTTCTTTGAAGTAAACGAAGCATTTGCCGTAGTACCAATGGCGTTTGCCAAGCATTTTGGAATTGACCATGCCAAATTAAATATTTATGGTGGAGCTGTTTCTTTAGGCCACCCACTTGGTTGTTCAGGTGCAAGAATCATTACTACATTGGTAAATGTTTTGGCACAAAACAACGGTAAATATGGTATGGCTGCGATTTGTAATGGCGGTGGTGGAGCTAGTGCCATTATTATCGAAAAAATTTGA
- a CDS encoding SPFH domain-containing protein, with the protein MGAIIFIVFVVVILYLSVVVVQQGNVAVITVFGKYSRIMTPGLNFKIPFIEYVFRVISIQNRSAELQFQAITNDQANVYFKAMLLYTVKDNSEESIKNVAFKFIDQSNFMQALVRSIEGSIRSFVATKKQAEILGLRNEIVVDVKANLDHVLSDWGYHLIDLQINDITFDEEIVKSMARVVASNNLKAAAENEGQALLITKTKGAEADGNAIRISAEAEREAARLRGQGLAQFREEIAKGMAVAAAEMEKAHLDPSIILFSLWTETIRQVAQDGKGNVIFMDGSADGFDKTMKQMIAMNQNSENKMKGK; encoded by the coding sequence ATGGGAGCAATTATTTTTATTGTTTTTGTAGTAGTGATACTTTATTTATCAGTTGTGGTTGTTCAACAAGGTAATGTAGCTGTAATTACTGTTTTTGGTAAGTATAGTCGAATTATGACACCTGGTTTGAATTTTAAGATTCCGTTTATTGAATATGTCTTTAGGGTTATTTCAATTCAGAATCGTTCGGCCGAATTACAATTTCAAGCAATAACAAACGACCAAGCAAATGTTTATTTTAAAGCAATGTTGCTTTATACTGTCAAAGATAATTCTGAAGAAAGTATCAAAAACGTAGCTTTTAAATTTATTGACCAATCAAACTTTATGCAAGCTTTGGTTCGTTCAATTGAAGGTTCAATTCGTAGTTTTGTTGCTACCAAAAAACAAGCTGAAATTTTGGGTTTAAGAAACGAAATTGTAGTTGATGTCAAAGCTAATTTAGACCATGTTTTAAGCGACTGGGGCTATCATTTGATAGATTTGCAAATAAATGATATAACTTTTGATGAAGAAATCGTAAAATCAATGGCCCGTGTGGTGGCTTCAAACAACTTGAAAGCTGCAGCGGAAAATGAAGGACAAGCTTTATTGATTACGAAAACAAAAGGTGCAGAAGCTGATGGAAATGCTATTAGAATTTCGGCAGAAGCAGAAAGGGAAGCTGCAAGATTACGTGGACAGGGATTGGCTCAATTCCGTGAAGAAATTGCAAAAGGTATGGCGGTTGCAGCTGCTGAAATGGAAAAGGCTCATTTGGATCCATCGATTATTTTGTTTTCTCTTTGGACAGAAACCATTCGCCAAGTGGCACAAGATGGTAAAGGAAACGTTATTTTTATGGATGGTTCGGCAGATGGTTTTGATAAAACTATGAAGCAGATGATTGCAATGAATCAGAATTCAGAAAATAAAATGAAAGGGAAATAA
- a CDS encoding galactokinase has product MKVNSDSNSTLLKFFGPNQNLVQASSPGRMDVIGGIADYSGSLVLQKSIAQKATVTITIRNYNQLHIKTLNLNSKNELYIDLDELPTDYESAKSYLKNIEGGDWASYIIGCYLVLCNEKKIKLGGLDILVQSDVPVGKGVSSSAALEVATLKALTELYKIELVGTELPRFAQMAENLVVGAPCGLMDQLASYFGNTNNLLPILCQPDVLHELVEIPENLHFFGIDSGVKHAVSGASYGEVRTAAFMGYSIIAQKLGITKKQLETSNSKELPFNGFLSNISPSKFESDFARSLNSMYGKDFIHDFGVVTDKLSVIKPDSFYNIKACTKHPIYENYRVNSFKQLLKSLSEANYEEILPILGELMYQAHESYNNCGLGNEMTDKIVSMARNYGPENGIYGAKITGGGSGGTVCLMAYGPKGLNSAKQLFAEYKKISSQENLVFFE; this is encoded by the coding sequence ATGAAGGTAAATTCAGATTCCAATAGTACGTTATTAAAGTTTTTTGGTCCAAATCAAAATTTAGTACAAGCAAGTTCACCTGGCAGAATGGATGTGATTGGTGGAATTGCTGATTATTCCGGCTCTTTGGTTTTACAAAAATCTATTGCTCAAAAAGCAACAGTAACGATTACCATAAGGAATTACAATCAACTACACATAAAGACTTTAAATCTAAATTCTAAAAATGAGCTTTACATCGACCTGGATGAGCTTCCTACTGATTATGAGTCGGCAAAGTCATACCTAAAAAATATTGAAGGTGGAGATTGGGCTTCTTACATAATCGGTTGTTATCTAGTTCTTTGCAATGAGAAAAAAATCAAACTTGGAGGACTTGATATTTTAGTTCAATCAGATGTACCCGTTGGCAAAGGAGTATCTTCCTCGGCAGCATTGGAGGTAGCAACTTTAAAAGCATTAACAGAACTATATAAAATTGAACTTGTTGGAACTGAACTTCCAAGATTTGCTCAAATGGCCGAAAACCTTGTTGTTGGTGCACCATGTGGGTTAATGGACCAATTAGCTTCTTATTTTGGAAATACAAACAATTTACTTCCAATTTTGTGTCAACCTGATGTCCTTCATGAATTGGTTGAAATCCCAGAAAATTTACATTTCTTCGGCATTGATAGTGGCGTAAAACATGCAGTAAGCGGAGCCTCTTATGGTGAAGTTCGAACTGCCGCCTTTATGGGATATTCAATTATCGCCCAAAAGTTAGGTATTACCAAAAAACAATTAGAAACTTCTAACTCCAAAGAATTACCATTTAATGGTTTTTTGAGTAATATAAGTCCATCAAAGTTTGAATCAGACTTTGCCCGAAGCCTAAATTCAATGTATGGTAAAGATTTTATACATGACTTTGGCGTAGTTACAGATAAACTATCTGTGATAAAACCAGATTCGTTCTATAATATCAAAGCATGCACTAAGCATCCTATCTATGAAAATTATCGTGTAAATTCATTCAAACAATTATTAAAATCGTTGTCTGAAGCTAATTACGAAGAAATATTACCAATTTTAGGAGAGTTGATGTATCAAGCTCATGAGAGCTATAATAATTGTGGTTTAGGCAATGAAATGACTGATAAAATTGTTTCAATGGCTCGAAATTATGGACCTGAAAATGGTATTTATGGTGCGAAAATAACTGGTGGTGGCAGTGGTGGAACTGTTTGTTTAATGGCTTACGGACCAAAAGGTTTAAATTCTGCCAAACAACTTTTCGCTGAATACAAAAAAATATCATCTCAAGAAAACTTAGTTTTTTTTGAGTAA
- the folE gene encoding GTP cyclohydrolase I FolE → MSNIQFKENNLVNELLFEDNDHPFTKLETPLREDAFDLNDDEKIEIIEKHFKEIMLTLGLDLQDESLRGTPRRVAKMYVKELFSGLNPENEPAMTLFTNEYNYSEMLVEKNIQFYSCCEHHFVPIVGKVHIAYISGGKVIGLSKLHRIVNHFARRPQVQERMTIQIGNALKRALMTDDVAVYVDADHQCVSSRGVKDQTSSTITTFYDGAFRNEEKRSEFLKVLSI, encoded by the coding sequence ATGTCGAATATCCAATTTAAAGAAAATAACTTAGTGAACGAATTATTATTCGAAGACAACGACCATCCGTTTACGAAATTAGAAACTCCTCTTCGTGAAGATGCTTTTGATTTGAACGATGATGAAAAAATTGAGATTATTGAAAAGCATTTCAAGGAAATTATGCTTACACTTGGTCTTGATTTACAAGATGAGAGTCTAAGAGGTACACCACGCCGTGTTGCTAAAATGTATGTAAAAGAATTGTTTTCTGGCCTAAATCCCGAAAATGAACCAGCCATGACACTTTTCACTAATGAATATAATTATAGTGAAATGTTGGTTGAAAAGAATATTCAGTTCTATTCATGTTGCGAGCACCACTTTGTACCAATTGTGGGTAAAGTACATATTGCTTATATATCAGGTGGTAAAGTAATTGGCTTATCCAAACTTCATCGAATTGTCAATCATTTTGCTCGAAGACCCCAAGTACAAGAACGAATGACAATACAAATTGGAAATGCTCTAAAAAGAGCACTTATGACTGATGATGTAGCTGTTTACGTTGATGCCGACCACCAATGTGTATCTTCAAGAGGAGTAAAAGACCAAACAAGTTCTACAATTACAACCTTTTATGATGGTGCTTTTAGAAATGAAGAAAAACGAAGCGAATTTTTAAAGGTTCTTTCGATATAA
- a CDS encoding LysE family translocator: protein MLEAIVFGFVTGVVLSFGFGSVFFALIQDSIQYGYKAGVKISLGVVFGDIIMVAIAFLGTSFLPNIPNFGLYSRIFGSVLLISLGFVQFRKPKAPSKMQEFKLARFFYFFGKGFLLNVVNPVNFISWMLVSATLKGYKYDSLDEFLFFSTCILMIFVVESAFAIFADRIKTKLNDNTILYIKYISGLVFISVGLKMIYDAYKIIVA from the coding sequence ATGTTAGAAGCAATAGTTTTTGGTTTTGTAACGGGGGTAGTTTTAAGTTTTGGCTTTGGAAGCGTATTTTTTGCATTGATTCAAGATAGTATTCAATATGGCTACAAAGCTGGTGTTAAAATTTCACTGGGAGTAGTATTTGGCGATATCATCATGGTTGCCATCGCATTTTTGGGAACTTCATTTCTACCAAATATCCCAAATTTTGGATTATATTCAAGAATATTTGGTTCAGTTCTCCTGATAAGTTTAGGATTTGTACAATTTAGAAAACCCAAAGCTCCATCAAAAATGCAAGAATTTAAGTTGGCTAGATTCTTTTATTTTTTTGGCAAAGGTTTTTTATTAAATGTTGTAAATCCCGTTAATTTTATTTCTTGGATGCTGGTTTCTGCAACATTGAAAGGTTACAAATATGATTCACTTGATGAATTTTTGTTTTTTAGCACCTGTATTTTAATGATTTTCGTAGTGGAATCTGCATTTGCAATTTTTGCAGACAGAATCAAAACGAAATTAAACGATAATACAATTTTGTATATCAAATATATTTCAGGGCTTGTCTTTATTAGTGTGGGACTCAAAATGATTTACGATGCCTACAAAATCATAGTAGCATAA
- a CDS encoding SDR family NAD(P)-dependent oxidoreductase, translating to MSFQGKNYLIVGASSGIGLSIAETLLSNGANVFTASRTQPSISTSHFNWDASAPINEVFNNLPSTLDGLVYCPGTINLKPFNRLTIEDFQKDFQINVLGAISVIQANISRLKSSGNASVVLFSTVAVQTGMGFHASVATSKGAIEGLTRSLAAEYSSSKIRFNAIAPSLTDTPLAKMLLSSPEKIDASNKRHPLGRVGTSNDIAAVAKLLLSNDGSWITGQILHVDGGMGNLK from the coding sequence ATGTCTTTTCAAGGAAAAAATTACTTAATAGTTGGTGCAAGTTCGGGCATAGGCTTGTCGATTGCTGAAACACTTCTTTCAAATGGAGCAAATGTATTTACTGCTTCAAGAACACAACCTTCAATTTCAACTTCGCATTTTAATTGGGATGCTTCAGCACCAATCAATGAGGTCTTCAATAACTTACCAAGTACTTTAGACGGTTTAGTATATTGTCCGGGTACAATCAATTTGAAGCCTTTCAACAGACTTACTATCGAGGATTTTCAAAAAGATTTTCAAATTAATGTATTGGGAGCAATAAGTGTAATTCAAGCAAATATCAGTAGATTAAAATCGTCAGGAAATGCATCGGTAGTATTATTTAGTACAGTAGCGGTACAAACAGGTATGGGTTTTCATGCTTCGGTGGCCACTTCAAAAGGAGCCATCGAAGGGCTTACACGCTCTTTAGCTGCCGAATATTCATCTTCAAAAATTCGATTTAATGCCATTGCTCCTTCATTGACAGATACGCCTTTAGCAAAGATGTTACTTTCTTCACCCGAAAAAATTGATGCTTCAAACAAAAGGCATCCGCTGGGTAGGGTAGGCACAAGTAATGATATTGCCGCAGTTGCTAAACTTCTACTATCGAATGATGGCAGCTGGATTACAGGTCAAATATTGCACGTAGATGGAGGAATGGGTAATTTGAAGTAA
- a CDS encoding amidohydrolase → MKKILTTALCISYGLTFGQSALKPKINSGADAIEKKVIAWRRDFHQNPELGNMETRTAKIVAEHLRSLGIEVQENVAVTGVVGILKGGKPGPVVALRADMDGLPVTERVDIPFKSTVNTVYNGQKTGVMHACGHDSHVAILMGVAEVLSSMKSDLSGTVKFLFQPAEEGVYDPKLLKNGKSGAELMVMEGVMENPKVDAVFGLHISSVTEVGTIGYRPGATMAAVDQLGIKILGKQTHGANPWSGIDPIVTASQIVMGLQTIVSRNVNITENPAIVTVGAIHGGIRQNIISENLDMIGTIRTFGTEQRDLVHRRIKEIATNIAESAGAKADVTIDTGYPVTYNDPALTEKMIGSIEAVAGKENVKVQPVQTGAEDFSFFQQKVPGFFFFLGGKPKGSTTPAPHHTPDFYIDESGFTLGVKSLAHLTVDYMDMNAPKNNQTPVKKAKK, encoded by the coding sequence ATGAAAAAAATCCTAACCACGGCCTTGTGTATTTCATATGGCCTTACATTTGGGCAATCAGCCCTTAAACCAAAAATTAATTCTGGAGCAGATGCGATTGAGAAGAAAGTAATTGCGTGGCGAAGAGATTTCCACCAAAACCCTGAATTAGGTAATATGGAAACTCGAACTGCTAAAATTGTAGCAGAGCATCTTCGTTCTTTAGGCATTGAAGTACAAGAAAACGTTGCAGTAACTGGTGTTGTAGGTATTTTAAAAGGCGGTAAGCCGGGACCAGTAGTAGCTTTACGTGCTGATATGGATGGACTTCCTGTTACAGAAAGAGTTGATATCCCTTTTAAATCTACTGTAAATACGGTTTACAATGGTCAAAAGACTGGTGTTATGCATGCTTGTGGACATGATTCACATGTAGCCATTCTTATGGGTGTAGCTGAGGTTTTATCTTCAATGAAGAGCGATCTTTCAGGTACCGTGAAATTTTTATTTCAACCAGCTGAAGAAGGAGTTTATGACCCAAAACTATTAAAAAATGGTAAATCAGGTGCAGAATTGATGGTAATGGAGGGTGTAATGGAAAACCCGAAAGTAGATGCTGTTTTTGGCTTACACATCAGTTCGGTTACTGAAGTAGGAACAATTGGTTACCGTCCGGGTGCTACCATGGCCGCTGTTGACCAATTGGGTATTAAAATACTAGGTAAACAAACTCACGGTGCCAATCCATGGTCTGGAATCGACCCTATCGTAACAGCCTCTCAAATAGTTATGGGTTTACAAACAATTGTTAGCCGCAATGTAAATATCACAGAAAACCCTGCTATTGTTACTGTTGGAGCAATTCATGGTGGAATTCGTCAAAATATCATTTCTGAAAACCTTGATATGATAGGTACAATCAGAACTTTTGGTACAGAACAACGTGACTTAGTACATCGCAGAATCAAAGAAATTGCTACAAATATTGCTGAAAGTGCAGGTGCAAAAGCAGATGTGACGATTGATACAGGTTATCCTGTTACTTATAATGACCCTGCATTAACTGAAAAAATGATTGGTTCAATTGAAGCAGTTGCTGGAAAAGAGAATGTTAAGGTTCAACCAGTACAAACTGGGGCAGAAGATTTTAGTTTCTTTCAACAAAAAGTACCTGGATTTTTCTTTTTCTTAGGTGGCAAACCAAAAGGCAGTACAACGCCAGCTCCTCATCATACTCCAGATTTTTATATTGATGAATCTGGTTTTACATTAGGTGTAAAATCATTAGCACATCTAACTGTTGATTACATGGATATGAATGCTCCAAAAAATAATCAGACTCCAGTTAAAAAAGCTAAAAAGTAA